Genomic window (Methanobacterium formicicum):
AACTGCGGCAAGTTCTGTTAAACTGTATGTAGAAACCAATCACGCCCTTCCAGCCAGTGTAACAATTTCGGGTATTCAAATTACAATGCCTCAATTCTTGAATCTTGAACTTAAAACATTAAAAAATATCAATGCAGGTTTATACCAATCACTTATTCTGCAAAATTATAACACTGCTCCTAGTCCTTCAGAAACGTTAACCAGTGGAAAAATTAACTATGAGAATTATCTTGTCGTTGCGGACAATATAATCTCTTTCATGTATTCCAATGGTTATGCACCAAACTATGCAGGAACTTCACAGGGAAATATGCGTTATGAAGATCTGGTTTTAATGTACAGCCAAATCTTAAACTACTACAACGTCTACGATAAGATTCCACAGTATGTCACTGTCCTGCCATGGTCAGTTATTTCAAATCCGAGTACAGTAACTTTCAATGTTGGGCAGATAATTAGTGGGGCAGAAACCGTAAAAACACATATAGAAACTAATCATGCACTACCAAGTAATATAAATATTGCTGGAACTATTGTGAGTATGCCCCAATTCCTGAAACTTTTAACCACATCTCTACATTATATAAACGGTACATATGCTGGTCAGTTAGTTCTGCAGAGTTATGGGCTTCCTACAGATACTCCAGAAACAGTTACTGGTGGAAGCTTCAACCAGACACAGTATCTTGATCTTGCAAGATTGGTTGAGTATTTCATGTATGGTGATGGAAGAGCACCCAACTACCAAAGCAGCAGTCTGGGGAACATAAATTACCCCTCACTTATCTACATGTACAGCCAAATACTAACCTCTTACAAAGCAAATAATTACACTTTACCGGATATTGTCACAGTACGGCCTTGGTCGGTTGTTTCAAACGCCAATACCAAATTCATAACAATTGATCAATTGAAAGATGCGTCCAAAACGGTTAAAACATATACTGAGACAAATCACGCACTTCCAAGTTATGTGACCTTATCTGGAACACAAGTATCCATGCCTCAGTTCTTGAAACTTTTAGCTACAGCAGTAACAAATATAAATGGGAAACTAAACGCTACAATTGTTTTACAGAATTATAATACAGCAACCAGCCCATCAGAAACCGTGACAGGAGGAAGCCTTAACAATACCTCCTTCATCAACTATGCGAGTAGTATAATCTCGTATATGGATTCAAATGGAAAAGCACCGGACTGTATATCAAGTAATCTGGGAAATGTGCGTTATGAATCATTAGTTTACATGTACTCATTAATTTTAGATTATTATGGAAATAAGACAGCATTGCCTCAGAATGTTACTGTGACACCGTGGGCAGTTGTTTCCAATACAAACACTGTATTTTTCAATTTAGATCAGATACAAGATGCTGCCAAAACAGTGCAAGCCTATGTTGAAACTAACCATCAATTACCAACTTCTGTCACAATCGCTGGAATAACTGTAAATATGGCTCAATTCCTTCAAATAACAACTTCCACTGTATTAAACATAGATAATTCCCTATACACTTCAATTGCCCTTAAAAACTACAACTTACCTTCGAATCCTTCTGAAACCATAAATAAACAACCAATAATCAATAACGAGAACTACGTTAATCTGGCGAATAATATAATCTCCTATATGTATACCAATAATCAAGCACCGGATTATAGGACAACCAACTTGGGGGACGTGCGTTTTGAATCTTTGGTCTACTTGTACAGCCAAATAATAAGTTCATACAATGCAACTAAAACATTACCCCAATCTATTACAGTAAATCCATGGGCAGTGATATCCAATACCAGTACGGTCTTTATAACAATCGATCAAGTTAAAAATGCTTCAGAAGCTGTTAAATCTTATGTTGACATCAATCATGCACTTCCAAGTACTGTGACTGTTGCAGGAATGCAGATAACGATACCTCAATTCTTAAAACTCGCAGCTAAATCAACTATCAATATTGAAAATTATCTAAATGCATCTGTAATTTTAGAAAGTGTTGGAAACCCAACAAACCCTACAGAAAACATAACCACCGGAACCATACTCAATGACGAATTTGTAGATATGGCCAGTAAAATCATATCCTATATGAATTCCAATGGAACGGCACCAAATAATATCACTGATACCAGTGTGGGAAGTATTATGGGCTATGAATCCCTTGTTTACATGTTCTCTAAGATTATGGTATCTTACAATGCCACTGAACATGCTCCTGAAGATGTTTTTGTAATTCCATGGGTAGCGTTATCTAATCCTAATGGGACATTTAATTTCAGGACCCAGGAGATATTTAATTCCATACAGGAAGCAATAGATGACCAGGACACCGTCAATGGTGATACTATCTGGTTACAAAAAACAAACTATTTAGAAAATATTGTGATCAACAAAAAAATCACTATAAGGCCGATTTATGGATTTAACGTAACAGTACAGGCATTAGACCCTAATCTGCCTGTTTTCACATTAAACATCGGTGCAAACGGCACAACAATACAAGATCTGATAATAAATGGATCCACTTATAATGCTGGTATCTTTATCAACAACTCCAATGAAAACCAGATATTCGGGAATAACATCACAAACAACACAAATGGAATCTACGTGTACAACTCCACAGAAAATCTAATTTCTGGAAATGAAATATCAAACAACAGCAACAGCGGCATATTCATAAACATAGGCTCTGATAATGAAATTTCCAGTAACAAGATAAATTCTAACGTTGCTACAGGGATAAATATTCAAAACTCAGATAAAAACAGGATATACAGCAATAATGTCTATACTAATCTGGATGGGATCTATCTAAATAATTCATCAACAGAAGTGCACTTCAATAGGATTGTGGGTAACAGTAGATATGGACTTTATAATATGGGTAATGGAACTATTAACGCAACTAATAACTGGTGGGGATCCAATAACCCCCTGGTTTCTTCAAACAACCCAAGTGACATTTGTATTACTGGGGGAAGTGTTACATATGATCCTTGGTTGGTATTATCTATTATTAGCCTCACTGATCGTTCTGATCGTAACGGAACAAACTACAATTACCAAATAACAGCAGATTTAACACATAATAATCAGGGAAACGACACATCACCGGAGGGTAATATACCTGATGACATACCTATTTACTTCAATACAACAATTGGAACTATTAACAGTTCTGGAACTACCAAGAAAGGTAAAGCTGAATTAAAGCTTACGGGGTCATCAGCAGGTTTGGCTAATGTTTCTGTAACCCTAGATAATCAGACACTCTCCAAATCAGTTAATATTACCAGTGTAAATATCTTGGGGGTTTATAATACTAGAACTCAGGAGAATTTCTCCAGTATTCAGGAAGCAATAGATGATCCAGATACAATTAATGGTGATACTATTATTGTCGGTGAGGGTATATACACAGAAAATGTTGCAGTAACCAAAAGGCTTACTATTAAATCAGCTAATGGTGCCATTGTAAAGTTCAAAGCTAAAAATGAAAATAGAAGTGTTTTTGTAATAAATAATGACGGTAGTGGGTCAACAATACTAGGATTAAACATAATCAGTTCCAGTGATTCCTACGGTTTATCTTTAAGCCATGTATTTAATAGCAACCTCATTAACAACACCATATCAGAGAGTAATAGGGGAATTTACTTATATGAATCAGGAAGTAACTCCTTAAATGGAAATATCATCAAAGATAGTTATTATGGAATAGTATTATACAAATCTACAGGTAATAATTTAACTGGAAATATTATAAGGGCCAATGAAAATGGTGTATACCTTTTCAATTCCCATTATAATGTGATGAACGGGAATGCTTTGATTGATAATTACTATGGGTATAACTTCTATCATTCCAACAACAACAATATCACTGGCAATAATGTCACTGGCAACTGGGTGGGAATTTATCTCTATGATACAAACAACAACCTCTTAACTGGCAACACGCTATCTGATAATGGTGCCGGAGTCACGTATCATAACTCTATTGGTACTGCCATATCAGGAAATAATTTCACTGGTAATTGGTTGACTGATGTTTCAGTAGTGGATGATGGTGAGATGGTAATGGCTACCACCATCTATACTTGTGGACCGGCAGCACTTGCCACAATCCTAAAAATTATGGGAATTTTCACTACTGAAGCGGAAATTGCAAAAATAGCTGAAACCGATGAAACGGGAACCAGCCTCTATGGTCTTAAAATAGCAGCACAATCTAAAGGTTTAACTGCGATTGGGGCTAGATTAACTATTGATCAGCTACAACCTAACTATTTAGTAGTTTTGAATATAGATGGAACTAAGCACTTTGAAATCGTACGCAACATCACCAATACCACGGTTTATTTGTTTGATCCTAACCTTGGAAATATAGAAATGAGCTTAGAGAAATTCAGCGAGCTTTACACAGGAGTTGCACTAATAATAAATGGACAAGCACCAGCTAATGCTACAATATTGACTGATGATGAAATGCGTAACATCAAAGCCCTTTGGCATACCGTAGCAGTGAAACATACGAAGTGGGTAGGAGGATATTGGACTTGGACTTATCGTTGGGTAGGTTTTACTATAATAGTACCTTACAAATTTTCTTTGAAATTTATTCCAACCAGATATTTATTCGGAATACCAATAGGTGGATATTTCCAATATCAAATATATTGGCGTACCATAAGCTTTGGAACTTGGGTGAAAATACCACGCTATGTACCACCAAAAAAGGTAACATATTACACATATATGGATGTCCCAGACAGTATAAACATTAAATTTAATGAAGCTAGTTTTTGGAGTGCTGCAAAATTTGAAGCAAATAAATGGGCGATAATGGGCAGTATTGCCACAGGAGGTTTATCTTACGCGGCGTTGGCGGGTGTGAGTGCAAGTGCTGCACTGCTAGGATGGGATATAAAGGATGGTAGTTATAATCAAATGATGAGAGATCCTTGGCTAGATGTTCAAGTAGATGGAAAAACAGTTTACAAGAGGCATTTTTTACATGGGTATGCATCAATGCCTATTTCACCCATAATTGGCATGTCCCCGGTGATTTCCATGTATTTACTACCCTAAAAATTATTTAATATTTCAAATTTTTTGAAGAATAGTAGATAAGGTGGTAATTATGAATCCAAGACAACACTTGACAATGAGTATTATATTTATTATATCAATTATTTTTCTTTTAATAATAGGTATTTTATCCTATTTAGGAAATCCCTCAAATTTATGTCGCATTCCTTTAATAATTGTCCTTTTAATAGTTATTATATATTCAATATTTGACCTCATGAAATATTATAATAAAAAAGTTTATGTGTTGGTTATCACTATGCTTTTAGTGATAATGTGGGTAATAGGTTTAATTGCACTGTTCACCCAAATAGATGAGATCACCTGTTCTACCGCAATATACTACTTAGAAGTAGGATTAATCACATTTTTATTCTTTTTATCAGTTCCATTTACATTCAAAGGAAAATTATAGCTTAGTAAATAATTCAAAAAGATATACATATGGGATATTAAAATGAAAATATTATCAGAAAATAAGAGCCTAAATGAGGGGCAGCTTCAATGATAGCTCTTGGACTAGGTGGAGGTGCTACTGCCTTGCCATCAGGAGGTGCTAGTGTGGCTTTAGCAGTGGGTGCGGCTTCTACTGTTTATGGGTGCTTGGTGGTGCTTTTTTCGATGCATGGAATGCCGGACAAGATCCATCATGGATAGATGAGCCATATGACTCTCAACTCCACCACATGACCGGTTTGTAGTTTTTCTAGCAAACTATCCTGGATAAGAAAAATTTTTTCTTATCCTTTTCAACTCAATAAAAAAAGAGGTAATTCAATGGAAACGAATATATGGACTTTTATTTATTTTTTAGTGGCTATCCCTTTTTTAACTAGATTCTTTGGATTTTCAAGCTCGGGAAACCCTTCATATTTAATTACAGGTTCAATGGGAATTCTCATGTTGGTCCTTATTTTCAGTAGTTATAAAAATTTTTATATATTATTATTCGTTACTTTAGGAGGTTTGATCCTAGTTTCAGGGTCATTACTTACTTATATATTCTTAATTAAACCTAATTATATTTCAAACGAATATTACTACGCAATTGGAACTCTTATAATCTATGTATTTGCTTTAACTTATAGTTATTTGCACAGAATGGATATAACGCCCATATAATGATATTCAAAAATTATTCACTTCCCCAGTGATTGTGGTAACCAGGTGAGTATGTCACAGTACTTACAATTATCAATCATTGCCGTGTTGAATTAATAATAATTAAAATGCCACCTCCATATCAATAGTGTAATAATCCTACATATCCTTCTGAAACCATCTATTTAGAAGTAAAGGTTGAAAGGATTCCTATTTAGTAAATAAGCATAATAATGGGCTTTTCCATGATGGGAATATGGGAATACAATTATGGGAGGTTTTATTATTGGCATGATTTTTTATTTAGGTTATTCTCGGGGTTAGGTTTTTTAATTGGGGGTATTGCATTTCTATATGAAAAAAGGAAAAATCCAAAAAAATTAAAAAATTCATACTTGCCCAGTATTCTGCTTATTTTAGCAGGAATTTTCCAATTAATTAGTGCTTTAGTATATGTGTTAGATAAAACAGGACACGCTTAATGATTTTTTTTGATTATAGGTTTAGGGTATGAGGAAATTTATTGAATAGAATAGTAATTTGTATAAAATGAGGGGAAGTAAATGAGAAAAATTATTTTTACAGTTTCATTATTGTGCATATTGATGTTTTTAAGTTTTAACGCGGTTTCTGCGGTGAATGTGTCTTCAGAACAAGTGTGTAGTGCGTCGGGTGTTGTTAAAAATCATGTAGAAATGAACCATACTCTTCCAACTGGTGTAGGTGTTGGTGAAAACCAAGTGAGCATGTCACAATACTTACAATTATCAACCACTGCCGTATTGAATATTAATAATAATTCAAATGCCACCATCCCTATCACTAGTTGTAATAATCCGGCATATCCTTCTGAAACCACCGGCAGCCGGAATATTAACAAAACCGAATATTTAGACATTGCTAATCGAGTTAATACATTTATAAACAATTATGGTGTAGCGCCCAATTATGCTTCTACCAGTACTGGAACGATTCGTTATGAATCATTAATCTATCTCTATGCACAGATATTGAATTCTTATAAAATAAACGGTGTTTTGCCAGATTACATTGCAATGAATACTTGGAATGTTGTTTCTAATCCAAATACTGTTTTTATTAGTATGGAAAATGTTAATAATGCATCAGGCCGGGTGAAAACGTTTATTGAAACTAATGATTGTCTTCCGAACTATGTTACAATTTCTGGAAGGCAGATAACCATGCCACAATTTTTAAGCCTCACAATCACAGCGGTATTAAATATTAATGCCAGTTTAAACACTTCTATTGTTCTTAAAAACTTTGGTAACGCTGAAAATCCATTAGAAACCATAACAAACGGGAATGTAAACTCCACAGAATACTTAGATATTGCAAACCGAGTTAAAAATTTCATGTACACCAATGGAGTAGCACCCAATTATGCATCCACAAGTTTAGGAAAAATGCGCTTTGAAACACTAATCTACACATTTTCCCGAATTCTTCACGTATATGCGGTTAACAACAACACACTACCCAGTTACATTACAGTAAATACTTGGGTAAATGGCACTAACTTAATAGGTAGCACACTTTATGGTTATGTGGAAAAGATTTTTTATGGAAATTTAACTTCTAATCAGACTATAGTTCTTATAGTAGGAATACATCCCTTGGAAAACGGAATACATACTGCTATCATAAATTCGTTAAATGACAAGTCATTAAGTCTTACTAAACGATTTGTTATTTATATGGTTCATGTAACCAAGGATGCCAGTGATTATAGCAAAGGAAGAATGAACGGACAATTATTAGGTCAGAACTTCATAATTCCTGATGTTGCCAGTGAAAATCCCATGTTAGTTGTAGATAATCATGAAAACAAGGGCAATGAAAGCGGTTACACCTATTCAAGATTTTTATATCCCATCTCAAATACTACCATAACTATGACCTATGCTAATGAAATAATAGCTGAAATGCCATTTTTAGCTGTATACACCCCTCCAAATCCCACAAGCCCTCAATATGTCACAATACCCATTGCCAATCAAGGGATAACCACTTTAATCTACGAAACTTATCTATATGATTCGGTATCAAAAAAAGAAGATGATGCAAACTTATTAATTGATGCGTTAGATATGTTACAAGATTAAAGTTAAGTTACAAACTAGTAATGACTATGGGGATATAAAACTATTTTTTTACCTTTTTGAATTCAGTGAAATGATTAGGATTTTATTGGAGGAATTTTTTTTAGTCTTAGAAATATTTAGAAGATTAATGAACCAGGGCTTGCATCATTATATGAGGGTATATTAAATCTATGAATTTTGACTATCTTCCAGTTTTTGACTTATATGTTGATATATTTCCTTGGTTACTCCAACTTTCCTAATAAACTCGTTGGAATATCTAATATCTCCTCTTCGTGGGTTGTCCTTTCTCATGACGTACATACAGATGGCGGTTATGATCATGAGGGGGTCGGTTTTACGACCCTTACCTCCACGATAAAGTTTACGGAAATCTGAATTGCAGATTATCTCCCGGGCCCGGTCCTTCTGACCACCACCCACCGGCATCATAACCTCATCACCATCTTCCCTTTTAGTTAAGACCATGGTGGGGCTGTGACCGGTCATCATGAAATTACTGGCCACCACACTGAGCATGGCCATTTTTTCCTGATTACGAAAATCTTCCTCGGGAGTTTTCTCCCGGTGAGACTTGTATCGGTTGTACTTTTTAATCTTCCTTTCCATACGATCGATTTTGGCATTATCGTCCAGGAAGATGTGTTTTCGTTTTTTCAAGTTCCTCACCAATTCGTAGCTGGGTAATTGTGCTGAAGTGATTGGATGTTTATATGATTTGGGTGCTGTTGTGATTGAGTGTTCATATGATTTGCGTGTTTTGTGATTGTATGTTAATTTGATTTTGTATGATAGGATTATATGTTGGAATTTTACAGTCGAACTGCCACACCCCTTTCCTTCAAGTACTCCTTCACCACCGGCACAGGATACTCATCAAAGTGGAAGATGCTGGCAGCTAAGGCTGCATCTGATTTACCCTTGGTCAGGGTTTCGTAGATATGTTCGGGACTACCCCCACCACCCGAGGCAATTATGGGAATATCCAGCATTTCGCTCATGGCCCGGTTCAGGGGTATGTCGTAACCATCCTTGGTACCGTCCCGGTCCATGCTGGTGAGGAGTATCTCCCCGGCCCCACGTTCCTGGCACTCCATGGCCCATTTAATGGCATCTATTCCGGTAAATTCTCTTCCCCCGTAAATACTGCAATCGTACCAGCAGTAACCCTGGGGAGTTTCAATTATCACGTGGTCATCACTTTCTTGGGGGTCATCCACGTAGCGCCTTTTGGCATCTATCCCAATGACACAGGCCTGACTACCCACCACCTTGGAGGCCTCGTTGATAAGGTCCGGGTTGTGTATGGCAGCGGTGTTGGTAGAACATTTGTCTGCACCGGCTTTGAGCATGTTCACGTAGTCCTGGGGCTTCCGTATTCCACCACCCACACATATGGGCACGAAGACATTCTCCGTGGTGGCCTTTATAACATCGGCCATGGTTTCTCTCCTTTCGTGGGAGGCGGTTATATCCAGGAATACAATTTCATCTGCTCCATCCTCGTAGTATTTGGTGGCCAGGGCCACTGGTTCTCCGGCGTAGCGGATCTGTTTGAATTCTACTCCTTTGACTACACGTCCGTGGGGAACGTTGAGGTCGCAGTCCAGGCAGGGTATGATACGTTTTGCCAGCATGATAATCCCTATAAACAATTTTCGTGTAATGGGAAGAAGGTAAATATTAGATTCAAAGATTTTACAACACCTATTACAACTACCTTTTTTGGATCGGTGACATTTAAAAACTATCACTGATGCCATGCATTGGTCATTCCTTGCGTCACTCCCCAATGAAAGCCATCATAAATTTGCCTACCAGCCATCCTTTAATGTGTGTTCTTCCTACTCCCCAAAGATTTAATCGTCTATAAAAACAACTATCTATAAGAGTAGATGGGGAGGCAATGGTTAAAAAATGGTTCCTGAAACTAATTCATCCCACATAAACCCTTCCAGCATATCAGATGGAAATAATTTACCCTCAAACCTTCTGGAATTTTTAACAGAACTGGCAAAAGCCATGACTGCAGCGGGGATTGCGGTCATGACTATAGAAGCTATTTTAAAGAATATATGCCGGGCTTATGGTGTTAAAGCCCAGGAAGTGATTGACTTTCCCACTTTCGTCCTCATCAAGATCAGCGATGGTAATTCCAGGGCCCTGGCAGTAACCGGCCAGAAACCAGGACTCCTGCCCTTGGATCAGGTGTCACGATTGTACGAGTTAATCTACCAGGCAGAAAATGCGGAAATAACTCCAGAAGATGGTATTAATCGTATTAATGACATAATAAATGTCAAACGT
Coding sequences:
- a CDS encoding pseudomurein-binding repeat-containing protein; this translates as MDIKKSILLLSFFIIIIIFMGAVSATSLNLTEAELASSGVKNYTEAHNKLPGYVDISDKNSTTPSYLNTATKFTVELNQGVTTPVNIATVGNPTGPSGSATGTVYKTEYVDIANRVSNFINNNGVAPNYASSSIGNIRYESLVYMYAKILNYYLINNQLPNYVSVVYYSGTDSTGVVIDNVPPTVTNNLPSGTYDTLRSVTLTANDSIDPNPKVYYSVDNGATWNNQVKTVTLNLNPGSTTLKYYGVDASGNTGTMQTATYTINAASPPSVTIDELLYASYSVQAYVEANHELPANVTIVEKTISMSQFLQLINTAAINLNTNITTSIPIGNYTSALNPSETISTTGNLTKTDYLSLANSVKSYMDSNGRAPDYITTSLGNMGYESLVYIFAQVLRSYQVAKALPNFIRIVPWSVVVNNNTTFITMDKIKNAADTVQSYIETNHQLPEHVTISQSTITMPNFLKLEVLYLINAKENLFQSIVLKDYNTAPNPYESITGGDLSATDYLSATTAINDFMDNNGYAPNYKTTVRGYIRYESLVYMYSEIINSASENLRLPNYITLTPWTTVTNTNTVFLTMDQIKTAASSVKLYVETNHALPASVTISGIQITMPQFLNLELKTLKNINAGLYQSLILQNYNTAPSPSETLTSGKINYENYLVVADNIISFMYSNGYAPNYAGTSQGNMRYEDLVLMYSQILNYYNVYDKIPQYVTVLPWSVISNPSTVTFNVGQIISGAETVKTHIETNHALPSNINIAGTIVSMPQFLKLLTTSLHYINGTYAGQLVLQSYGLPTDTPETVTGGSFNQTQYLDLARLVEYFMYGDGRAPNYQSSSLGNINYPSLIYMYSQILTSYKANNYTLPDIVTVRPWSVVSNANTKFITIDQLKDASKTVKTYTETNHALPSYVTLSGTQVSMPQFLKLLATAVTNINGKLNATIVLQNYNTATSPSETVTGGSLNNTSFINYASSIISYMDSNGKAPDCISSNLGNVRYESLVYMYSLILDYYGNKTALPQNVTVTPWAVVSNTNTVFFNLDQIQDAAKTVQAYVETNHQLPTSVTIAGITVNMAQFLQITTSTVLNIDNSLYTSIALKNYNLPSNPSETINKQPIINNENYVNLANNIISYMYTNNQAPDYRTTNLGDVRFESLVYLYSQIISSYNATKTLPQSITVNPWAVISNTSTVFITIDQVKNASEAVKSYVDINHALPSTVTVAGMQITIPQFLKLAAKSTINIENYLNASVILESVGNPTNPTENITTGTILNDEFVDMASKIISYMNSNGTAPNNITDTSVGSIMGYESLVYMFSKIMVSYNATEHAPEDVFVIPWVALSNPNGTFNFRTQEIFNSIQEAIDDQDTVNGDTIWLQKTNYLENIVINKKITIRPIYGFNVTVQALDPNLPVFTLNIGANGTTIQDLIINGSTYNAGIFINNSNENQIFGNNITNNTNGIYVYNSTENLISGNEISNNSNSGIFINIGSDNEISSNKINSNVATGINIQNSDKNRIYSNNVYTNLDGIYLNNSSTEVHFNRIVGNSRYGLYNMGNGTINATNNWWGSNNPLVSSNNPSDICITGGSVTYDPWLVLSIISLTDRSDRNGTNYNYQITADLTHNNQGNDTSPEGNIPDDIPIYFNTTIGTINSSGTTKKGKAELKLTGSSAGLANVSVTLDNQTLSKSVNITSVNILGVYNTRTQENFSSIQEAIDDPDTINGDTIIVGEGIYTENVAVTKRLTIKSANGAIVKFKAKNENRSVFVINNDGSGSTILGLNIISSSDSYGLSLSHVFNSNLINNTISESNRGIYLYESGSNSLNGNIIKDSYYGIVLYKSTGNNLTGNIIRANENGVYLFNSHYNVMNGNALIDNYYGYNFYHSNNNNITGNNVTGNWVGIYLYDTNNNLLTGNTLSDNGAGVTYHNSIGTAISGNNFTGNWLTDVSVVDDGEMVMATTIYTCGPAALATILKIMGIFTTEAEIAKIAETDETGTSLYGLKIAAQSKGLTAIGARLTIDQLQPNYLVVLNIDGTKHFEIVRNITNTTVYLFDPNLGNIEMSLEKFSELYTGVALIINGQAPANATILTDDEMRNIKALWHTVAVKHTKWVGGYWTWTYRWVGFTIIVPYKFSLKFIPTRYLFGIPIGGYFQYQIYWRTISFGTWVKIPRYVPPKKVTYYTYMDVPDSINIKFNEASFWSAAKFEANKWAIMGSIATGGLSYAALAGVSASAALLGWDIKDGSYNQMMRDPWLDVQVDGKTVYKRHFLHGYASMPISPIIGMSPVISMYLLP
- a CDS encoding pseudomurein-binding repeat-containing protein; amino-acid sequence: MRKIIFTVSLLCILMFLSFNAVSAVNVSSEQVCSASGVVKNHVEMNHTLPTGVGVGENQVSMSQYLQLSTTAVLNINNNSNATIPITSCNNPAYPSETTGSRNINKTEYLDIANRVNTFINNYGVAPNYASTSTGTIRYESLIYLYAQILNSYKINGVLPDYIAMNTWNVVSNPNTVFISMENVNNASGRVKTFIETNDCLPNYVTISGRQITMPQFLSLTITAVLNINASLNTSIVLKNFGNAENPLETITNGNVNSTEYLDIANRVKNFMYTNGVAPNYASTSLGKMRFETLIYTFSRILHVYAVNNNTLPSYITVNTWVNGTNLIGSTLYGYVEKIFYGNLTSNQTIVLIVGIHPLENGIHTAIINSLNDKSLSLTKRFVIYMVHVTKDASDYSKGRMNGQLLGQNFIIPDVASENPMLVVDNHENKGNESGYTYSRFLYPISNTTITMTYANEIIAEMPFLAVYTPPNPTSPQYVTIPIANQGITTLIYETYLYDSVSKKEDDANLLIDALDMLQD
- the hisF gene encoding imidazole glycerol phosphate synthase subunit HisF, coding for MLAKRIIPCLDCDLNVPHGRVVKGVEFKQIRYAGEPVALATKYYEDGADEIVFLDITASHERRETMADVIKATTENVFVPICVGGGIRKPQDYVNMLKAGADKCSTNTAAIHNPDLINEASKVVGSQACVIGIDAKRRYVDDPQESDDHVIIETPQGYCWYDCSIYGGREFTGIDAIKWAMECQERGAGEILLTSMDRDGTKDGYDIPLNRAMSEMLDIPIIASGGGGSPEHIYETLTKGKSDAALAASIFHFDEYPVPVVKEYLKERGVAVRL